The region ACAGTAATTTTATCAGCTATGTAACTGTAATTACTAGGGTCTTAAAATTTCTAAGGAAGACCCCAAACACTTGAAATCTGGAAGTAAGTAACTTCTGAACACAGGTAGCCTATTGGGAGAAGGCAGGATGGAAATGGAAAGCAAGAGTTGTGATAGAAAACGAAATACTGGCAGAGGAGTTCTGCAGGTCCTTGGGTGTTTGCCTTTCATATCCAAAAGGGAGAGAGGAGTAATATAAAATGTAGACCGAAAAGTCACGTTAATAAAAGCTGCACTGCATTGTCAGCTGTTTTATTGAAGTGACAGCAAACAATTACTTCCGTTTCTGATCTGCAACTCGTCTTTCACTGTCACAGATTTCTGGGTATCCGGCATTTTTTGGCATTTAAATACTTGAGTCGTCGTTGTATGACAATGTCTACTTGTGACCTTAGGCCGGCTGCTTGGACTGCACACTGACAAGCAGGCCCCAGAACGTGTGGTAAGGCTGGGACCTCTGCTGAACACACGCTGAGCACTTTCCTGAACTTCGCTGCTTTCTCGCTTGCGTGCTGAGGGCTCGGCTCTGCGCTGCGGCAGGTCCCCGTTTACCTACCTGCATGGACCTGACGGTCAGCAGTAAGTGCAGCTTCCCCGCCCTGACCATCAGCGGCAGGAGCACAGAGGCTTTGCGCAGCGGTAAGTGGGAGAATCTGTCTCCAACATCGAACTCCCGCAGGCGAAGCCTGACTGTCTCCTTTAGTCTCTTTCTGGAAGCAAAGAGAAACGAGCCCATGACATCTTCAGGCTGCACCCCGGCACCCCGCGGACGAGAGAAGCATTTTCACACAGAGCTGAACCACACGGGAGCGGGCAGCCGTGGTGACCGGGCAGCCGTGGTGACCGGGCAGCCGCCGCTCTGCTCGCGGCCCGAGCCTGCTTGGACCGGCACCCGGCTCGCGGCCGCCCGTCCCCGGCAGCCAGGGGGCGCTATAGGTCCTGGAAGATCTCTCTTTGTCGTCCTTCTTCCGGGTTCTCCCGCAGCTGCCGGGGACAGCGTGGGCTGCAGGCGCTGCTGCGGGCCGGGTAGCAGGCGGGCAGCGGAGGAAGGGTCAGGGACGACTGCTACCTTTCAGGATCGTCCTCCGGCTCCGCAGCCGCCATCTTTGACACCCCAGAGCGGACTTTCCCCTTCGCCGCGCTCCCTGCAATCAACACGCGAGGTGGCCGGGCTCCGCCTTCTGACGGGCTGTGGGCAGGCCGCGTGACGGCGCCAGCGCGCGGCGTTCCCGCGCCTCGGCTGTCCTCGCGCGGCACTGGGGCAGGCGCTGTAGCACGGCTTAGCCTGTGCAGGGTTGCGGCCAGTGCATGTCGGAGGCCCGGCGCCCGACGGCAGCGGCCCTGGATCACATCCACCCGGAGAAGGGTGACCTTAGCAGCCAGCATTTTTCACTCCAGCTGGGAAAAGCAGAAATCCGCTGAGAGCGGCGTAGCATCGTGCTCTGCCGAGTGGCGTCTGGCCAGCTCGCAGAGGGTCGCGGACGGCGGCAGCGAGTGGGTGGCGCTGGGCTCCGGTGCGAGCCGTGCCCCTTGCCTTAGGTAAGGGTGTGTTCATACAGGCACTGGCATACCTCTCACCCACTTTACGGGTAAATATCAGATCACAGCCTCCATCTCTCAGGGAGAGCTCTGGAAAGCACCGTTGCACAGAGCCTGGTCACTTGTAGCACAGGACTCCTAGAAGCAAAAGGACAACGACAGACCCTCTGGAACAACGATGCCTCTCCCGGTACTCTTAAttcacaatggaaaaaaaaccaaaatgaaaaaaaggtgTCAGCTTGTTTTAATCATTTAATAGAGGTAGAAAAAATGATGAGGTGTGAGGGACTGCCTCAAGTTGTTGCAGTTTCTGGGCAGGAAAATTAAGCTTCCAGCTCTTTTTAGGGACACACAACTAGTGGAAGAAATTTCCTGCCGTAATGGTTTATTACCCAGTCTTAACAGGTAGTAATCGGGGTTACCTGCTTTTCAAGTAATACCACAGTGGTAGAGTCAACCCGTGATCCCTTGAAAAACAAGATACAACACCCCAAGTTAATAGAATGTATGAGAAGAACTAATCTCTGTGGTTACCTtagtgtttgtttatttttcgtTGCATTAAGCTAAATAACCAAATACGTTTTCCATGTGGTATGTACAGTTAATTAACCTCAAGTACTTACATGCTTATCTGTAGCATGAAGTGCATGTATTTACACAGACTCACATGTAAAAATTAGTGCAGTTTATATACATTATACATAACGTGTTACTTCATATAGTAAATTAAACCCCAGATGTAATTGGATACACATATACTTGTCCTGGCTTTGTCCTCTGTGATGCCACCAGAACGTAGATtgtagaataccaggttggaagggacctcaagaatcaggtagtccaacctttcagcgTTGGCCATTTGATGGCCAGTATTCTTTTTGGGTTTCAGTAGAACTTGAACACATTCACCCTTAAGCTATTTTGCATAATCATTATCGAAAAAAATATGTAGGATAGTATCTTCAGAAAATGTTACCATTCTTCATCGAAAAGAGCATAATTAGTAAATGACATGTTAATCATCCACACAGCTGTACATGCCACTGAACTATTGTTCCAGATCACTGCTGTTATCAGATCCTGTATTTCTCTTTggcattttctttcagaatgcagatgtgctaaaaaaaaaaaaaaaaaggagaaaaaaacaagaagcaaacaaaaattacaGCTTTAGTCAATCTTTAAAGAAAATGCAAGAATCGTTTTCAGGTATATTCCTTGGCATTGTAAGGGAAGCACACAAGAACAGTAAACTCTGCAAATTTAGCGGCAAGTTTACTGCTTGCAGTAAAATTGAGATGTTAATATTACTTCCAGGCTCATTCATAACTTACAGATTTGTATATTCTGAAGAGGTCAGCTTTGTTCAATTACTGTGTCCTTCATAGTGTTCTGCAATAGCATAGATTCATTATATGCCTTTAAAAAACctggtttgttttattaaaaagaCTTCCAAGTGAAAATTTTTCCACTTAGATGAAAGAAAGTACTTTGGAAAACTAGATCAGCTCTTCCTATCAGTTGTGCTCTTTCCAAGTCTAAGGGGACTGTCGTGAATATCTTGATGGACATGTTACACAGTATAGGAAAAACTTCCACACACAGCTTTCTTAAAGACATGACTAGAAAAGGGCAACACAGAATTTCATGAAGACAAACatcaaattaaattaatttacaaattcctttcttttcagatgGAGCTGGCACATTGTGTGCTGTCAACCATCCTGGAAGATTCTGAATAAGGCGAAGTAGATTCATACCAAAGGCAAGGCATAAACAAAGTGATATGCATTTACACTGGATTAACAGCTTGGCACATTTTTAATAACGTTTTTGTCCTTTTAAGGGAAGTTTTTAGTCATACTGGAAATTTTGTTAATTGTTGAGAAACTCCTAGTACTGGTTACCTGGAGTAGCAGTCGAGGTACTTACGTTTAGGTCTCTGAAGTATTCATTATAATCCAGAGCATAGCCAACCACAAATTTATCTGGAATTTCAAAGCCTATATCTGTAACAAAATACAGTTCTTCTTAAACCTGGGTTGGTGTAAATAGCTTTTAAGTACAGTTTGTATTCAACGCATCCTTCAGCTATTTAATACATAACAAATACATCTTGCTTTCCAAGGTATGTTAGCATGCTTCTTTAAGCATTGGAGCAGTAAATGATGAGAAAGGTTAGAATCTATACCGTCCCCATCAGTTAGTAATACAATTAAAATTTTGAAAGAATGCATTTTAAGAACAAAATAATTATCTGAAATCTACTTCCCAGGTTGTCTTTGGAGATGGAGACGAGGAGTGAGATTTTACTTGTGTAAAGGGTATATGCACTGCAGCTCAGTAGGGATTTTGAGTTTGAGAACAAGCAAATTTAAGAAAGTCAAAACAAGTGCCTTTTAGGGCCAAAGCCAAACCATACAAAGTTATGGCATGATTCTATTTCTGGTAAAAAATAGTCACACCCCTACTCCGACCaaccagagggggaaaaaaggtggtGGTCATGAGGTTTCAGCATGGGATAGCTGGTTGTCAGTTTCCAAAGTTTTATCTGTTTTATCCCCATTTCTCTTGGCCTTCCTGAAACTTAGATGCCAGTTGTCCAGCTTACTGTGTGAAGTGAAATTGTGAGATTGTATTTTGGACAACCAGAAAGCTACAAGTACTTACAGTCTGGTCTGTAACCTGGACTTGGACTTGTCCTTTTGATGAGCAGGctgtaaggcagagcagagaaggttaTGGTTCTTGAAGAAACCTCCACTtgtccccacccctcccctaCATCTAGTTCCCTTCAGTTCTGTATCCCGAACCATTGAATTTTGTGTAGCAATGTATCAGCACAGGCTGATAAGCAAGTTCAAGTGGCTTGTAAAGATTctagcagggagagagaagaggacaaGCTACACAATATCAGTGTGATTTTTGCCACAAAGGTGTATCCGTTCTTGCTTTTTCTGTGCACTTCTGAAGAAACAGAGAACCTCCTGGGCAATCACTAGGAGAAGCATAACTGGCACATAAACCAGAAAGTGTTTTTTCAAAGTATCATGGTTACTGGACAGAGATATTCCTAAAAAATTCCTTGTAGAGATTGAGAGTGCCACTTCAAGTCATCTCACAAGTGCTGACAAACTCTTAGATTCTGAAAACCTATATGACTGAGGATATTAAGAAAAGTTCTGGGTGTTGTGATTCTAATATTGAGTGACAGCTGAGGAGGTGTTCTGTTAGGAAACCTATGGAAAGGGCTAAATTTCCTTCACCCAATAAGGAGGTGAGAAATAGGGAATCCATCAGATTTCATGGGCTATGCAAAGAGAGCCAGAAaacttttattaaataaattttaataaTCAAGGTGGTAGTGCATATATAAATTTCCCAGTTTAATGAAGACTTAGTTTTTCACCAGCTAGATAAGGATTGCTTCCTGGTTTTACTTCCTCTTCCCCCAAacttcaaaccaaaccaaatccccATCAGCGTACACCATTCACCTAAATGATTCTGCTCTATCTTCTCATTACAGTGCATTTGTAAGTGGCCATGTCATTATACCTCACAACTTTTACCATCTTTGGttccttttcttttagttttgaaAGTAGTGCTTTCATTGTTCTACCAGTCTCAATAATGTCCtgaaagagatttaaaaaaaaaacaaaaccaaacaactctgAGCCTCTGTCAGaggattaatttaaaatataaacaatagtCAGCAACCTTGGCAGCACAGTAACATAATTAATTGTTGGTTTATCTGCAATAGATATTGACTTGCAGAACGAGGAGAAAGAAGCCCATTCCATTCCCTCACACATACACACTCCAGTCTTTACTTACCTCTACTACTAGCACGTTCTGGAAAAGGTCATgtagggagagaaagaaaagaaaatatttacatggcagcagccaggcaaaGTTTGCACTACAGACTTCAGTTACAAGTTGCAATTGATTTTCAAAGGAACTTGTCACCAGCTACTTAGGTTGTTTTACTGCCTTCTGAAGAGTCTTTGTGTAGTATTTTATGGAAAAAGAGAATATTGAGGAAGCCACCCATATCAGGTTTAGAGAATTCTATGTATAGCAATGGCATTCTAGAACCATACAGGATGAATCCAGTTTAAGTTGGTTCATTTCCTGGAGCTCCAGAATAAAACGTGGAATAGgatctctggaaacatttggTCCTGGTTTAATTAAGTTTTCACTGAGGTGAGTGGGAATTACTCACTGTTTCAAAGCACAGCATTTTAAGCCAGTGTTAAGTGGCTATAAATATGTAGTAGTATAATTTTAATATAGATGGAGACTTCCTGGAAGGTGCACAAGAACTACTCTTTACCCTTAAAATCTTACCTTCCCATTTAGTGTAGACAGTTCCTCAACAGCAATACTGATTTTTTCTGTAGGTGAATCATTCTGGAAGGAGAAAGACAAGAGGGAAGTCACATAAAGTGCTCTAAAGTGTCATATGTGCATGAATGGTGTACTGCTCTTGCTTTTTGCCTATCAAATGACACTTGCAACTTTACACagcactctttcagtaaaattAAGAAGCTGAGAGCAAGACTACTGAAGTATCAGTGTGGACAGATGTTTGCATGGAACTAGAATACATCCATATTCAGGGAATAGTTACAACATATTTTAgaattccatttaaaaaattacaaagtATTTATAAGTGGTTGTATTTTGCATGGGGTAAATTTTGATCAGTACACAGAGCTCTAGGCTtcagagaggggagaagatAAATCAGGAAAAAATGGTGTAAGTCACTGCTTTGCAGTAGTTGGCTCAGGCCAGCTATGAGTGCTTCAGGCAGAAGATACCTGTTCCACAGTGCACAGATTGTCAAAACGAGTCTCTCCAACGTTATCTGTAGGAAGCAAGTCTCTGATACTAAGCTCCTATCCATACTCCCTCCCACCAAAGGGTGCCATCGTAACAACAGAGTAGAACCTGTATGGAAACTTTGGGTGAGGGAGGGCATTGGAGACCTGACCCTGGTTTTGTCCTGTTAAGTGTTCTGCTGTATTTTCCTTCCCTTGAATGTGCAATATCCATGTAAATCAGTTGCTTTTCAGTAGGTAATAAACTGAGTTGCTTTGAACAGGGTATATGCATAAACTCAAATTTTGAGGAGTTTTCATATAAACTACCAATGTTCAGAGTCAATTTTCCAAAGAGAAGGAAGCTGCTTACACAGTAGCTTTTTATTCTAACAAAATCCACGGTAATAGGCACAGATTTATCACCATTTTGATTCAGTGCTTTTATATGGTCCAGCAAATCAGCAAAGAATTTATAGCCTCCTTTAAGGACACAGAGTGCAACAATGTGATGGCTTCCCATATCTTGCATGATATCTCTAGCCAAACGTTCTGTCCTGgaagttaaagaaaaaatatctatTGTAAAGACTTTTGTATATCGTATTTGTTTCTCCTTATATTAAGCAATGTCCAAGTTATAGTTCTGGTCTTGCTGTAAGGTTTTTGTAACTCTGGCAGATTGTGACCACTATGA is a window of Indicator indicator isolate 239-I01 chromosome 19, UM_Iind_1.1, whole genome shotgun sequence DNA encoding:
- the LOC128973296 gene encoding hypoxanthine-guanine phosphoribosyltransferase-like → MACGLQIRDEVNGYNKNLFCIPKHYEEDLERVFIPHGLILDRTERLARDIMQDMGSHHIVALCVLKGGYKFFADLLDHIKALNQNGDKSVPITVDFVRIKSYCNDSPTEKISIAVEELSTLNGKNVLVVEDIIETGRTMKALLSKLKEKEPKMVKVVSLLIKRTSPSPGYRPDYIGFEIPDKFVVGYALDYNEYFRDLNHICILKENAKEKYRI